In Flavobacterium piscisymbiosum, the sequence AGATCCCGCTAAACCAAGTTATGGCAAAGCCGATTTTATTTATGATGGAGATGTTGCAAAATGGAAAAAATTCTCTTATTCTCTAATGCTTCGTTTAGGATTGAGATTAAGCAAAGTTGATCCTGCCCTATCAAAAACCTGGGTAACCAAAGCGATTGCCGGAGGAGTAATTTTAAATACTGCTGACAATGCGATCATGAAATACACAGACGGACCAAATGATTTCAACAGAAATCCGGTTGGTTTCGATGCCAGAAGACAAGATTTTACAGCAGGATCTTACGGTCAAAAAAATGTTGAAGGCGGAAAATTGGCCCAAACCTTTATCGATCTATTAAAAAATACTGCCGACCCAAGAATTAGTGTTTATGCTGGAGTTTGGCAGGGAACTATTCAAAACACCACTCTTGCCGCTCAAAAAGGTTTCCCTAACGGAACTAAAATTGCGCCAACACCTGCTGAACAAGCCACTTATTCTGAACCTAATCAAAGTACTATTCTTAAATATGATGCTCCGCTTGTACTTTTAAGCAATGCCGAAACGAATCTTTATTTAGCAGAAGCTGCCGCAAGAGGATGGTACACTAATGAAACTGATAAAGATTTATACGAAAAAGGGGTTAAAGCATCTTTCTTAAATATGGGAATTTACGGTATAAGTTATGCGATCACAGATGCAACCGCTTATTTAACGCTAAATCCATATAATGCGGCAGGATCATTTGAAGCAAAAATGAACCAAATTCATACTCAAATTTACATAGCTTTATTTGTAGATGAGCAGGAAGTGTATGCGAACTGGAGAAGAACGGGATATCCTGTTTTAGTTCCTGTAAACTTTCCGGGTAATGTTACAAACGGCACAATTCCAAGACGTTTGAAATACTCCACCAGCGAATATTCAGTGAATTCCGCTAACTTAGCAGAAGCAGTTAAACGCCAGGGCGAAGACACGTTTACAACAAAAATCTGGTGGGATAAATAATTTAAACACATAGAAACATAGCTTTTGTTTGCGCTAAAAAAAGGCGTTTCACTTTTATAAAGGCACATAGCTATGTTTAAATACAGTTTGAAATATTTTTAATTTTTAATTCTCAATTTTTAATTAAAAAAATAAATGAGCATTTTAATTCTTACGGCATGCATTGCATTTTTAATCATTCAGATAGCGTGGCTTAAAATCAATCCTTTTATTGCCTTTATCATAACAGCTTTATTAGCAGGCCTGTTTCTAGGTTTGCCAATAGAAACTTTGTCTCAAACAGTTCAAAAGGGTTTGGGCGAAATGTTAGGATCTATTACTTTGATTATTGTTTTCGGGACCTGTATTGGTAAACTTACCGTTTCATCAGGTGCCGCCAATGTCATTGCCAAAACAGTTATGGGATGGACAGGCAAAAAATACGTTCGCCTTGGCTTAATGATTACCGGATTTATTGTTGGGATACCGCTATTTTATAGTGTTGGATTTGTTTTGTTAGTTCCATTAATCTTCTCAGTAGCCCATCAATTCAAGCTTTCAAAAGTATATCTGGGAATCCCAATGCTGGCCTCGCTTTCAGTAGCACACGGTTTTTTGCCACCACATCCGTCTCCTATGGCTTTGAGCAGTATTTTAAATGCTGATATCGGACTCGTTTTAGTCTACGGAATCATCATTGCGATTCCAACCATTTTTATTGCGGGATTATTGTTTTCGAATTTATTAAAGAACATCAAAACCGAATCAGATCATGAAATTCTAAATGTCGAAGAAGTTGTCAACGAAGGAAAAAAACCTAGTTTCTCGCTGAGTTTATTCTCCGCCCTATTTCCGGTTTTCGCATTAACGCTGACATCCATATTACCCATGATTTCTAAAAATGAAACTCTGGTGAATATCTGCAAAACAGTTGGAGAACCAAGTATGATTATGCTGATTTCTTTATTGATTTGTACCTACACGTTAGGAATCAGAATGAACAGAAGCATCACATCCGTAATGGATGATTATGCCGTTGCGATAAAAGATGTCGCTTTGATTGTTCTAATTGTTGGTGGAGCCGGAGGTTTAAAAGAAGTAATGATCGTAAGCGGCGTAAACGAAACTATCGTAGCTACTTTAACACAAATAAACATTCATCCGTATTTATTGGCCTGGATGATGGCGGCAATCATACGCGTTTGTGTGGGTTCTGCTACAGCAGCCGGATTAATGACTGCCAGCGTTTTATTACCTTTACTACAAACCACCGGACTCGACCCTAACTTATTGGTGTTATCCGTAGGAGCCGGAAGCTTAATGTGCTCCCACGTCAACGATCCAAGCTTTTGGATGTTCAAAGAATATTTTAATATCAGCCTAAAAGACACGTTCAAATCATGGACCGTCATGGAATCTCTAGTATCTGTTTTAGGAATCATTTTCGTTTTTATTTTAAACTCTATAATACATTAATATCATGAATTTATTACCACAAGAAAAATTTGAAACTCTTGGTTTGTCTCTTCCGCCGGCGCCTCAGCCGCTTGGTATTTACAAACCCTATTTAGTTGATGGTAAATATTTATACCTTTCAGGTCATGGGCCTGTTAATGACGACAAATCCTTAATTATTGGCCGAATTGGCGATGACATGGATATCGAAGAAGGAAAATTAGCAGCAAGACAAGTCGGCTTAACAATGCTTTCTACAATTGTAACCAATTTTGGAAGCCTGAACAAAGTAAAACGTGTTATAAAAGTTCTTGGAATGGTCAATTGCAATGGCGATTTCCTAAGACATCCGTATGTAATCAACGGCTGTAGTGAATTATTCGCCGAAGTTTGGGGACAAGAAAACGGAATTGGCGTAAGAAGCGCCGTAGGAATGGGATCTTTACCGGACAACATTCCTGTTGAAGTTGAAGCTGTTTTCGAATTATATTAAAAAGATTTTTTTAACCACAAATTACTCAAATTTCCACAAATCAGTACGTAAAAATTAATTTGTGGAAATTTGTGGAATTTGCGGTTGGAACTAATCTGTAGCAAAAAAATTTAAACACATAGAAACATAGATTTTATTGTAACCTATTTAGAGAACATTTTAAAAAGCTCGCTTTCACACATAGCTATGTGTATTAATGCAAGTGAAATGCCTACTATGCGGCTACAAAAACTATGTTTCTATGTGTTAAAAAATTAAGCGTTACGTTTATAAATCTATAAATCTGCAGCAAAAAACAATAAACATGAATACAATTACCCCACAAACTAGAATTGCAACTTTCGGAGAATTATTACTTCGGATGAATGTTGCTGATGGAAACCGATTTACGCAGGCCAATGAAATAAAAATACACGTTGGTGGTGCCGAAGCAAATGTTTGTGTTTTACTTTCTCAACTCGGCATTCAAACCGATTATATTACCCGATTACCAAAAAACGATTTGGCACAATTGGCAGTAAACGAACTTCAGAAATACAAAGTAAATACTTCAAAATGTGTTTATGGCGGAGAACGTTTGGGATTGTATTTTGTCGAAGCTGGAAATCAAATCAGACAATCACAAGTTATTTATGATCGAAGCAATTCGTCTTTTGCAACTATCAAAAAAGATCAGATAAATTGGGATTTGGCTTTCGCCGATGTTACGCACTTTCACTGGTCAGGAATTAGTCCGGGAGTTTCTGAAGAAGCAGGTTTAGCTTGTAAAGAAGGAATTCTTGCAGCGCATAAAAAAGGAATTCCGATTTCTTCTGATTTTAATTTTCGATCAAAATTATGGCAATACGGAAAACATCCTTCTGAAATTATGCCCGATTTGCTTCAATTCAGCACAATCACAGTTGCTGATCTTGATGCGATTGAAATTTATTTCGGAATAAAAACAGATCAAAACGAATCTGATGAAAATCGATTTCAGAAAACGTTCGAATTATTAAAAGTAAAAATGCCTTTTCTAAAAACACTATCAATGAGTTTTAGAAAATCAGACGGACCGGCACATTTATACAAAGGATTATTGCTTCATGAAGGTAATTTCTACCAAACACAAGAACACAAAATACATGTTGTAACAGATCAAATTGGTTCCGGAGATGCTTTCAACGCAGGATTATTATACGGATTATCCAACAAATTATCGGGACAAGAATGTATCGAATGGGCAACGGCTTGTGGCGTAATCAAACAAAGTATTCACGGAGATTTTGCTATAACAAATCTCGACGAAATAAGTCATTTTATTAAAAACGGCTCAAGTAATAGAATTAATAGATAAATAAAGAATATGTACAGCATTTTAAAAGCACAAGGCGTACTACCATTAGTCACACAAATTAATATTGAAACCGCACAGATTGTATTGCAATCGGCGGCTGATGCTGGCATAAAAATTATCGAGTTTGCTGCTCGTGCAGATAACGCTAAAGAGGTTTTTACTCAAATGATCGCCTTTAAAAAAGCGAATAATTTAGATTTAAAAATAGCTGTTGGATCTATTTTAAGCGTAGATGATGCCGAAACGTTTCATCTTCTTGGAGCAGATTGCATTGTTTGCCCACATACTGATCTGGAAATTGGAAATTACTGTTTTAAAAATAATATTTACTGGATTCCCGGAGCTGCGACGTTAAATGAAATATTGCATGCTAATAAATTAGGTGCCGAAATTGTGAAACTTTTTCCTGCCGATAAAATTGGTGGTCCGGGATATGTAAAAGCCATAAGAGCGCCATTCCCGAATTTGAAAATTATGCCAACAGGAGGTGTAACTTTAGAAGAAAGCAATTTAAAATCCTGGTTCAAATCAGGAGTGGTTTGCGTTGGAATTGGTTCTAATTTATTTTCGAAAGAAATGCTTTTGAATTTAAGTTATGAAGAATCCCTGCAAGCTTTTCAAAATTTAATTGAAGTGGTAGAAAAAACAAGAAAGTAAGTTATGCAAAACAATTGGTGGAAAATTAATTCCGAAATCCGCATTGATACGCCTTTTTTAGCCGTTTACGAAGATCGTATTCAGGCAAATATCGAGCGTTTGATTGAATCAGTAAATGGTGATACTCAAAAATTGAGACCACACATCAAGACGCATAAAATTGGTGAGATTCTGGATTTATTTAAAACCTACAACATCAACAAAATTAAATGCGCTACCATTGCCGAAGCTGAATTGGCTGCCATACACGAAATTCCAGACGTGCTTCTCGCCTATCAGCCTGTTGGCGTTAAAAAAGAAAGATGGGTATCTTTAATACAAAAATATACAAATACTGCTTTTTCGACTATAGTTGACAATCTTGATTCGGCGAAAGCCTTAAATGAAATTGCAGAGAAAAGCAATTTAAAACTTACGGTTTATTTGGATTTAAATACGGGAATGAACAGAACCGGAATTTCGATTCATAAAAACTGGAGCGCTTTAATCGATGAAATTACTCCATTAAAAAACATTCATTTTGCAGGCATTCACATTTATGACGGTCATTTGAAAGGTGATGTCGAAGAACGAACAACTGCAGCTTCCAACTTATTTTTTAGTATTAATGAAGAAGTTGAAAACATTGAGAAAAAACTGGGTTACGAACTAACAATTGTTGCCGGAGGATCGAATACATTTCCGTTTTATGCGACTCAAAAAAATGTAGAATGCAGCCCGGGAACTTTTGTTTTTTGGGATTCAAATTACCAGATTCATTTACCGGAACAAAATTTTGAACCGGCTTTGGTTATTGTGGGAACCATAATTTCAAAACCAACCACTTCTACTTTTTGTATTGATATCGGATACAAAGCCGTAGCTTCTGAGAACCCGATTGACAAAAGATTAGTTATTTTAAATGACGAAAATCTAATTCCGATCGCACATTCAGAAGAGCATTTAATTATAGAAAACCAAGGGAAAAACGAGTATACTATTGGCGATACGATTTATGCCCAACCGTATCATGTTTGCCCAACTTGCGCCCTTTACGATTCGGTTCAGGTGGTCAATGCAGCGCATGAAATTTGCGATCAATGGCAAGTTGTTGCACGAAGCAGAAAAATTAATATCTAGCAGCAAAAAAAGGAGAATAAAGAAAAAAGAATAGAAAATAGAGCGAAGAAGAAAGAGAATCGACCTCATAATTACACTTGTAGAGAACCTGAGCCTTTGCACCTCTGTGCCTTAAAAAAAATACTATGTTTATAATAGACGCCCATTTAGACCTGAGCATGAATGCGATGGAATGGAATCGAGATTTAAGAAATGATGTACCTACTTTGCGCCATCTCGAAAAAGGAATGACAGACAAACCGGATCGCGAACGTGCAACGGTATCTTTTCCTGATTTGCGACGCGGCAATATCGGAATTGTAGTCGCCACTCAAATTGCAAGATTTGTAAAACCGGGCAGTATTATTCCGGGTTGGAATTCTCCTGAACAAGCCTGGGCGCAAACTCAAGGACAATTGGCGTGGTACAAAGCGATGGAAGAAGCGGGCGAAATAACTTCAATTACGGATAAAAAATCGCTCCAGAAACAAATTGATTTATGGAATGACGGAACGCCAAACGACAAAAAACCTATCGGTTATATTTTAAGTTTAGAAGGTGCTGATTCTATTATTGATGTTTCGTATTTAGAAAAAGCGCACCATTACGGATTACGCGCGATTGGTCCTGCGCATTATGGTCCGGGACGTTACGCAAACGGAACAGACGCAACAGGAAAAATGAATCAAAACGGTCTTGATTTATTAAAAGAAATGGAACGCTTGAATATTATTCTGGATGCGACCCATTTATGCGATGATGCTTTTTGGCAAGCTTTAGATCATTATAACGGGCCTGTTTGGGCAAGTCATAACAATTGCAGAAGTTTGGTTGATCATAATCGCCAGTATAGCGACGAAATGATTCAGGCTTTAATTTCGAGAGGAGCGGTTATTGGCGGAGCTTTAGATGCTTGGATGTTAGTCCCAAATTGGGAAAGAGGCGTTTCGACTCCACAAGGTACCAATTGCAATCTGGAAACTGTTTTTAAACACATGGATCACATTTGCCAGTTGGCAGGAAATGCAAATCATATTGGTATAGGTTCTGATTTAGACGGTGCTTTTGGCATAGAACAAGGTCCGCATGATTTAGATACGATTGCTGATTTGCAAAAATTGGTTTTGATTTTTAAAAACAACGGTTATTCTGATGAAGATTTAGATAAAATCTTTCACCAGAACTGGATTAACTTTTTAATGAAAAACTGGGATTAAATAGTATGACAAAAAATACCAAACTTATGTTTTTGCCACTAATTTCTCGAATTTTCTCGAATTTCTATTTTGACACTGCTCAAAAACTAACCGCAAATTTCACAGATTTACACAAATTTTTTAATCTGTACAATAAAAATAATTCGCGGTAATTCGAGAAATTAGTGGCAACCTTTTTATATTATTTTGGCTTAGTATTCGTCCCAGAGTCATATTAAATAAAAACTAAACTGGGAACTGCCTTCTTATACGATTGTAATTTTTCGTCGCCGGGATCAACTTCCGTGACAACGTAATCAACCTCAGATAAGTTGGCAATTTTCATTTTTAGAACTGTATCGAGTTTTTCAGAAATAGTTAGAATAGCTGTTTTTTCAGAAGCCTGAATCATTGCTTTTTTCACCTGAACGGTTTCCCAATCAGAATCTGAGAAACCACCTTCGATATCAAGAGCATTGGTTCCTAATATTAATAAATCGACTTTAATATTCGCCAATTGATTGTAGACATCCCCGCTCACACACATTTGGCTGTAAGACGAAATGCTGCCGCCAATCATGATAATTTTAACATTGGGTTTATCCAGAAGTTCAACAGCAGATAAAACGGTAACAGTAAAAATGGTCAGATTCAAATCATCAGGAATCAATCGGATAAATTCACGAATGGTTGTTCCGCCGCCAATTAATAAAACCATTCCGTCATGAAGTAAGCCTAAAGTTTTTTGCGCAATAATTTGTTTTGATTCGCCTGCATAAGTTTGATTATTAGCCGAAGAATGGTGATAGGCTTTTGTCATCGCACCACCTTTTACCTTAATCAATAAAGATTCTGATTCAAGTTCATTAATATCACGTCTAACCGTATCTTCTGAAACAAATAATTTTGCTGAAAGTGTTTCAAAACTTACACGAGTATGCAAATTTATTTCTTTTAAAATAAGATTTTTACGTTCTTCCTTAGTGTAATTAACCACTTCATTATCATTACTCATGCAAATTCAATTTTATTGAAGCAAATGTAAACATAAAATGCAATATTATTGCGAAACAAATTATAACACAATGTAATAAAAAAGTTAATTCGTCTATTTTAAAGACATTTAAGCATAAAATCATTTTGCAAAAAAAATGCAAACTAATTTACAAATCCTAAATTTGTTTAACAAACCAAAAAAAACAACCATGCATAAAAGTTTATTACTCCTTTTACTATTTTGTTTTTGTTTCGGAAATGCCCAAACTTCTTTCGTAAACAATACTATTATTCCCGCCCCAAATTCATACAAGGCAACCAGAGATAGTATTCACCTAAACGGACAGATAAAATTTACTTTCGAAAAAAATAAATTCAGTGCCAGAGAACTTAAAACCGCTCAAATTTTCGAGTCGGCTATAAATTCGAATACTTCAAACAAAAAAAGCAACATTGAAGTTTTGTTTGTTGCTAAAAATCCATCAACATCTTTAAAAAAGGAAGCGTATAAAATTGTTATTACTCCAAAAAAAATTACCGTTACCGGAAGTGAAGAAGGATTATTTTATGCTGTTCAGAGTTTGCTGCAGCTTTTGCCCAATAAACCAAAAAATCAGGAAATAAAATTGCCTTGTGTTACTATCGAAGATGAGCCCAGATACAGCTATCGGGGGCTTCACCTGGATGTTTGCCGTCATTTTTTCTCTGTCGATGTTATAAAAGATTTTATAGCACAAATGGCCAGTTATAAGTTAAATAACTTCCATTGGCACTTAACAGATGATCAGGGATGGAGAATTGAGATTAAAAAATATCCAAAACTGACAGAAGTAGGTTCGAAAAGAGCCCAAACTTTAGTGGGAAATAAATTTGAAAGATCACCTTATTTTTTTGACGGAAATCCGTACGGAGGTTTTTATACTCAGGAAGAAATCAAAGATGTCGTAAAATTTGCTGAAGATCATTATGTAAATATCATTCCTGAAATCGAAATGCCTGGTCATGCAACTGCAGCTGTTACAGCTTACCCAAATTTGTCTTGTTTTCCAGATCGCCCTTATAAAGTGGTAGAATATTGGGGCGTTTTTGATGATATTTTCTGCGCCGGTAAAGAAGAAACGTTTACTTTTCTTGAAGATGTTTTGACAGAAGTTATGGCTTTGTTCCCAAGTAAATACATTCATATTGGTGGAGACGAATGCCCAAAAACAAGATGGAAAGAATGTCCGAATTGTCAAAAGAGAATTAAAGATTTAGGTCTAAAAAACGAACATGAACTACAAAGTTACCTGACAACCCGAATAGAAAAATTCCTGAATGCAAATGGAAGACAAATTTTAGGCTGGGATGAAATGCTCGAAGGCGGACTCGCGCCAAACGCCGCTGTAATGTCATGGCGAGGTGAATCTGGCGGAATTGCAGCCGCAAAACAGAAACATAATGTGATCATGAATCCGGAGCAGGTTTTGTATCTGGATTACAACCAGGGCTATTCACCGAATGAACCTTTAACAATTGGAAGATTAACGACTGTAGAAAAAATGTACAACTACAATCCAACTCCGGTTGATAGTTTAACCGTTGAGGAACAAAAATATATTATAGGCGTGCAATCTAATCTTTGGTCAGAATACTTAACAAGTCCCGCCAAACTGAATTATATGATTTATCCTCGTGTATTTGCTTTAGCCGAAATTGCCTGGACAGAACCTCAAAACAAAAATTTAAATCATTTTATTCTGAATCAAATTCCGTATCATTTAGAAAAACTGGAAGCACAGAAACGATTGTATAAAGTTCCAACACCTTTTGGCACAAACGAAACGGCATTAATCGCGGATAAATATGTTTTGGATTTAAAACCAACTATCAAAAGCGGACAAATATTCTATACTATTGATGGATACAATCCAGACGAAACTGCAGAACTTTACACCAAAACTGTAACGATAAATATTCCAAAAGGAGAATTCAGAATCATCAAAACGGTCCAGATCAGCCCAAGCGGAAGAAGAAGTTCTATAAATAAAATATTGGTTCGAAACCCGGATTTAAAATCGGCTTTAGCCATAAAATTAACCAAGAAAGGTTTAAAATTCAATTATTATACCGGAACATTATTTCAGCAAACACAAGATTTAGAATTGATAAAACCTATCAATTCAGGGATTTTTGAAGGTGCAATAAGCAGTGAAAAATGGAAAACAAAAACAGAGCGTTATATCGGCTTAAAATTTGACGGATACATCTATATTCCGGAAACGGGAAATTATACGATTTCGACGCTTTCAGATGACGGATCGAAGCTTTTTATCGATAATGAATTAGTAGTTAATAATGACGGTATTCATTGGCTCAACGAAGCTTACGGAGCGGTAAAACTTGAAAAAGGATTTCACAAAATCAACATTAGTTATTTTGACCAGATTGGAGGAACTACTTTAAGCTGTTTTATTCAGCAGGAAGGAAAG encodes:
- a CDS encoding SusD/RagB family nutrient-binding outer membrane lipoprotein; protein product: MKKLTILYIAGILLGSMASCTDDFEEINTNPNSVDKPNPNFVFSKAQLDGLNNNYFFTNILECGGMIQHYATYKEASGVGDKYLSNEVYFSAYYNQLYPNALNETEIVINALKANPNDSNRLNIARIWKAYLYHRATDLYGDIPYSDAAKAISTQVFLPKYDTQEFIYKDLLKELDEAAIALDPAKPSYGKADFIYDGDVAKWKKFSYSLMLRLGLRLSKVDPALSKTWVTKAIAGGVILNTADNAIMKYTDGPNDFNRNPVGFDARRQDFTAGSYGQKNVEGGKLAQTFIDLLKNTADPRISVYAGVWQGTIQNTTLAAQKGFPNGTKIAPTPAEQATYSEPNQSTILKYDAPLVLLSNAETNLYLAEAAARGWYTNETDKDLYEKGVKASFLNMGIYGISYAITDATAYLTLNPYNAAGSFEAKMNQIHTQIYIALFVDEQEVYANWRRTGYPVLVPVNFPGNVTNGTIPRRLKYSTSEYSVNSANLAEAVKRQGEDTFTTKIWWDK
- a CDS encoding GntP family permease, with protein sequence MSILILTACIAFLIIQIAWLKINPFIAFIITALLAGLFLGLPIETLSQTVQKGLGEMLGSITLIIVFGTCIGKLTVSSGAANVIAKTVMGWTGKKYVRLGLMITGFIVGIPLFYSVGFVLLVPLIFSVAHQFKLSKVYLGIPMLASLSVAHGFLPPHPSPMALSSILNADIGLVLVYGIIIAIPTIFIAGLLFSNLLKNIKTESDHEILNVEEVVNEGKKPSFSLSLFSALFPVFALTLTSILPMISKNETLVNICKTVGEPSMIMLISLLICTYTLGIRMNRSITSVMDDYAVAIKDVALIVLIVGGAGGLKEVMIVSGVNETIVATLTQINIHPYLLAWMMAAIIRVCVGSATAAGLMTASVLLPLLQTTGLDPNLLVLSVGAGSLMCSHVNDPSFWMFKEYFNISLKDTFKSWTVMESLVSVLGIIFVFILNSIIH
- a CDS encoding RidA family protein, with protein sequence MNLLPQEKFETLGLSLPPAPQPLGIYKPYLVDGKYLYLSGHGPVNDDKSLIIGRIGDDMDIEEGKLAARQVGLTMLSTIVTNFGSLNKVKRVIKVLGMVNCNGDFLRHPYVINGCSELFAEVWGQENGIGVRSAVGMGSLPDNIPVEVEAVFELY
- a CDS encoding sugar kinase, whose translation is MNTITPQTRIATFGELLLRMNVADGNRFTQANEIKIHVGGAEANVCVLLSQLGIQTDYITRLPKNDLAQLAVNELQKYKVNTSKCVYGGERLGLYFVEAGNQIRQSQVIYDRSNSSFATIKKDQINWDLAFADVTHFHWSGISPGVSEEAGLACKEGILAAHKKGIPISSDFNFRSKLWQYGKHPSEIMPDLLQFSTITVADLDAIEIYFGIKTDQNESDENRFQKTFELLKVKMPFLKTLSMSFRKSDGPAHLYKGLLLHEGNFYQTQEHKIHVVTDQIGSGDAFNAGLLYGLSNKLSGQECIEWATACGVIKQSIHGDFAITNLDEISHFIKNGSSNRINR
- a CDS encoding bifunctional 4-hydroxy-2-oxoglutarate aldolase/2-dehydro-3-deoxy-phosphogluconate aldolase, with the translated sequence MYSILKAQGVLPLVTQINIETAQIVLQSAADAGIKIIEFAARADNAKEVFTQMIAFKKANNLDLKIAVGSILSVDDAETFHLLGADCIVCPHTDLEIGNYCFKNNIYWIPGAATLNEILHANKLGAEIVKLFPADKIGGPGYVKAIRAPFPNLKIMPTGGVTLEESNLKSWFKSGVVCVGIGSNLFSKEMLLNLSYEESLQAFQNLIEVVEKTRK
- a CDS encoding D-TA family PLP-dependent enzyme, which produces MQNNWWKINSEIRIDTPFLAVYEDRIQANIERLIESVNGDTQKLRPHIKTHKIGEILDLFKTYNINKIKCATIAEAELAAIHEIPDVLLAYQPVGVKKERWVSLIQKYTNTAFSTIVDNLDSAKALNEIAEKSNLKLTVYLDLNTGMNRTGISIHKNWSALIDEITPLKNIHFAGIHIYDGHLKGDVEERTTAASNLFFSINEEVENIEKKLGYELTIVAGGSNTFPFYATQKNVECSPGTFVFWDSNYQIHLPEQNFEPALVIVGTIISKPTTSTFCIDIGYKAVASENPIDKRLVILNDENLIPIAHSEEHLIIENQGKNEYTIGDTIYAQPYHVCPTCALYDSVQVVNAAHEICDQWQVVARSRKINI
- a CDS encoding dipeptidase, giving the protein MFIIDAHLDLSMNAMEWNRDLRNDVPTLRHLEKGMTDKPDRERATVSFPDLRRGNIGIVVATQIARFVKPGSIIPGWNSPEQAWAQTQGQLAWYKAMEEAGEITSITDKKSLQKQIDLWNDGTPNDKKPIGYILSLEGADSIIDVSYLEKAHHYGLRAIGPAHYGPGRYANGTDATGKMNQNGLDLLKEMERLNIILDATHLCDDAFWQALDHYNGPVWASHNNCRSLVDHNRQYSDEMIQALISRGAVIGGALDAWMLVPNWERGVSTPQGTNCNLETVFKHMDHICQLAGNANHIGIGSDLDGAFGIEQGPHDLDTIADLQKLVLIFKNNGYSDEDLDKIFHQNWINFLMKNWD
- a CDS encoding DeoR/GlpR family DNA-binding transcription regulator; amino-acid sequence: MSNDNEVVNYTKEERKNLILKEINLHTRVSFETLSAKLFVSEDTVRRDINELESESLLIKVKGGAMTKAYHHSSANNQTYAGESKQIIAQKTLGLLHDGMVLLIGGGTTIREFIRLIPDDLNLTIFTVTVLSAVELLDKPNVKIIMIGGSISSYSQMCVSGDVYNQLANIKVDLLILGTNALDIEGGFSDSDWETVQVKKAMIQASEKTAILTISEKLDTVLKMKIANLSEVDYVVTEVDPGDEKLQSYKKAVPSLVFI
- a CDS encoding family 20 glycosylhydrolase, translating into MHKSLLLLLLFCFCFGNAQTSFVNNTIIPAPNSYKATRDSIHLNGQIKFTFEKNKFSARELKTAQIFESAINSNTSNKKSNIEVLFVAKNPSTSLKKEAYKIVITPKKITVTGSEEGLFYAVQSLLQLLPNKPKNQEIKLPCVTIEDEPRYSYRGLHLDVCRHFFSVDVIKDFIAQMASYKLNNFHWHLTDDQGWRIEIKKYPKLTEVGSKRAQTLVGNKFERSPYFFDGNPYGGFYTQEEIKDVVKFAEDHYVNIIPEIEMPGHATAAVTAYPNLSCFPDRPYKVVEYWGVFDDIFCAGKEETFTFLEDVLTEVMALFPSKYIHIGGDECPKTRWKECPNCQKRIKDLGLKNEHELQSYLTTRIEKFLNANGRQILGWDEMLEGGLAPNAAVMSWRGESGGIAAAKQKHNVIMNPEQVLYLDYNQGYSPNEPLTIGRLTTVEKMYNYNPTPVDSLTVEEQKYIIGVQSNLWSEYLTSPAKLNYMIYPRVFALAEIAWTEPQNKNLNHFILNQIPYHLEKLEAQKRLYKVPTPFGTNETALIADKYVLDLKPTIKSGQIFYTIDGYNPDETAELYTKTVTINIPKGEFRIIKTVQISPSGRRSSINKILVRNPDLKSALAIKLTKKGLKFNYYTGTLFQQTQDLELIKPINSGIFEGAISSEKWKTKTERYIGLKFDGYIYIPETGNYTISTLSDDGSKLFIDNELVVNNDGIHWLNEAYGAVKLEKGFHKINISYFDQIGGTTLSCFIQQEGKEKQEIRASQLYYE